TCAGTGCTTTCTAAAGCATATTTATTACATATGATTATAAAACAAATTGTGTACTAGAATATAAAACAGAATGTTGAGTAAAAGTTTCAGCATTCTTGCataattaaaaagttttacttttaaatgcataatacTTAAATTGTGTTTCTGAGTTTGGAGATCAGCAactaaaaaaattactaaattagttACAACATTAGACCTTCGATATAAAACTATTAATCTGATAAGTTAAACTCACCGTACCTCAAagttaataattgttattttagtattatttatactctatacTAATACTTTTGtagtttcttttaatattttgaattggttaatatttttagtattttgcaTTGTAATTTTATATAGGCAAATTGttagttattttgttgtttttgtcattattattattaatatctgtaagtcgctttggataaaagcatctgctaaattaataaatgtaaatgtaatttaaatgtaaataacaataataaatatgactatatagtttttattcaatttatttcagttttatttatttatttattttacatcaagttaaaactaaatgaagatgagaaatgttgccttggcaactagctaaaataaattttttatttcaagtatttttattttattttattttttactgtagttAACTATAATACGCCCCGATATGCAATGGTTtgcatatgaaatatattttaaacatttcacatttcaagTACTGATAACTCTTAATTATTATGTAAGATTAATAATCTTTCTAAaggatttattaatttttgtgtgTTCAACTATGACCTGATATACATCTGATGCATTTGCATCTAAATATTTGCATTCCTACATTTGCTGTGTTTTTAGCATAATATCTCTGAAGAATGTTTATGTGGTGAATTTTTATCATTGCTATCTATTAAGTACAATATAGACATCAATGAAAGAAtgaattcaaatgcttttttagtaattatttgcttttattaaaAGCAGTACCAGACACACAGTGTCCACAGTGTTTCAATGCACCAAAAGGCCATCATAAgaacaaatattgtttttctgtAGCCTTTACAAAAGGCTGTATCAAATGAACATCCATCAGGACCAGACAAACTCACTGTTTGCAAGCCAAACAACATTAGGATTAGAAACAATAGCATTTAGAGAGATTCAAGGCAAACGTCTTACAAATcttattaagaataaaacagtTGAAACTTCAATATGAAGCATTTGAAATCAACATGGAAATGTGTATCTCCTACAATAAAAGAGATGGTAAAACCACCATCTAGTTCTTCAGTCAAAGTCTTTCTTCATCTACCAGGGTCTCCAGAGAGGTCTGCGAGCGCTCGGTTCCTGCTTCACCTTGATGATCTGATGGGAAGCTGGAGACACGTGAGCGAGGTCTTTAGATGATCTCTGGGCTTCCTGGCAGTGGTTCAGATGCTGACGTACAGCGTCCACCTCGTAGTTTCCAGATAAGAAGCTCACGGTCTCCCTGCAGCACTGGGAATAGCCGTCAAAGTGGGCTTTCTGTGGAGCCGAGGTCTCGGGCTGCAGCTGCTGTTTCAGAAAAACCACCGTCATCTCCAGGATGTCGGCTTTCTCCAGCTTGGTGTTTGGATCCTGCTGGTGGAACTCCTTCTCCAGCATGGATTTGAGCTGCTCGATGCAGCTGTTGATGCGATCTCTGCGCATCTTCTCCACCACTGGTTTCCTCAACTGTTGGAGAAGACGAGATTCGGTTAGTTCTGTCCTTTAGAATTCATAGCAGAACTAAAGAGAAATAACTGATTCAAATGTGAGAAATACTTACTTTATGCTTCTGTTTGGTGGAGAGTTTGGAGTAGTCAGTCATGTAGCTCGGAGCCATTCTTTCAGACGGAGAGATGTTTCTCTGAGGAGAGCGAGTCAGTTGTGTTGGGAATGAGGGTCGTGCTCCTCTATTTATAGGAGCTCATTAGCATTACAAAGCCATGAGTCCCAGTCAGGATTAGCTTTCCCACACTCAGAGGCCAGTGGCTGAGGCGTCCTGCACAATAGAAGAGGCATCAATTATTTCATGGTTAACTGGCCTCAGGGCTCCCACGGCTTCCACACAcccaacacaacacacacagccaGGTTTCTGTACTTTTATTACCTGGGAACATCAGCACTCACTGATAAGGCTTCTGCAGACATATGATCATTTCCCAAGGGATGTAAAGATTAGACGCAGCACACCTTATCAGGCAAAGACAGATGCTGGACAACAGCTGGCTGGcagaaaaaaagattattattattgattgatttatttttagcaaATGATAATGAGCAAATAATATGTAATAGGAAAAACTAGCAAAAATATTtatctaaatataaaatgtttaattgtgttttaatattatatacatacaaatgcacacaatattaTAATGTCAATTGtaagatttaataaaaatatgcaataaaaggttACAATCCTTGCTTTTTTAGtgcttattttttaattattgtaaagtaaaaggaataatacatatacactacaaaatacaataaaaatgacaaatatatcCTGTAAAAATTCTGGCTGgaagaattttattattatttaggattttctactttaaaatgtcatatttaatccaatgtgtttgtgatttttgtaatctactataattttttttcaaagggAACATTTCTCAAAGTTTATCCAACAGAATGTGTTTATcagaataaaatatacattttgtaatattttatacatgcatgcacatttatatacatatgcacacaacttttttataaataatatttataatacatatttttattatataatttttatgtaataaaaatttagtttaataatttatatatataagctgATGGGTCTAACGAACTCTAAAGCGTTTCTTCAGTCTT
The genomic region above belongs to Carassius gibelio isolate Cgi1373 ecotype wild population from Czech Republic chromosome A11, carGib1.2-hapl.c, whole genome shotgun sequence and contains:
- the LOC128022036 gene encoding transcription factor HES-5-like; its protein translation is MAPSYMTDYSKLSTKQKHKLRKPVVEKMRRDRINSCIEQLKSMLEKEFHQQDPNTKLEKADILEMTVVFLKQQLQPETSAPQKAHFDGYSQCCRETVSFLSGNYEVDAVRQHLNHCQEAQRSSKDLAHVSPASHQIIKVKQEPSARRPLWRPW